Below is a window of Humulus lupulus chromosome 2, drHumLupu1.1, whole genome shotgun sequence DNA.
atcgtTCAATAACACCATTCAAACGTTAAAAAGAATGAAACTTCGTAGTTTTGTAgttttcataaataaaataaaatgaacaaATTAAAACCCAATCCATAAATCTAAAATATCATTCTAAAATGAATACTTAGTAAATTTCCAATGTAGGCCTGATCCCCTATGATCGTTAAATCCTTGACATGTACACTCTctgccaaagctctccaacttattgcgtAGTATCCacacctttgcctttacctgcagcacagagtacccatgagccaaatcccCACAAGAAGAGCTGTGTAGGACACAACTCGATAACCTTAATCGGTaacttaaatcaaataaaaatatcaataatataacataaatcataactcATAAAAAATAAAACGTAGTCCAAATTGAGATGGACAAGTATCGTATAACGTAAGCATGAAATTTCAATataacataagcatgcatttttgtAACGGAGACATGCATTTTAAACGTAAGCATGCCAAACAGTAATCACATACACATACACAATACGCAACTATAAGTTCAAATGTGCTCAATAGACATAAACATTCACAAGTAAAATAATgcattaacataaacatatctaATGAAACAATTTCTACCATAGAGTACGTCAAGCGTACACCCTgcgtgcaggtgtccactcttcttacctcaaatgcAGCAGGGATCCACACACCCTAACGCGTCTCTTCAAGTTTCCTCGGCAAgcctaaacataacatataacattaaggctttaaaacccTCAACCAAAAAAAACCATAATTAAACccactaaaattatttttaacaCTAATTCATCACCATAATACTTAAGAAAGTCTTTAAAAACCCCTCTGCATATAGTCCCCACAATTACCAACTTATATCCAAAAGTACATAAAAAGTCCTAAAAAATCATCAACTTATTAGAAACTGGCGCGGTCACGCTCACAGAGCGCCAGGCCAATCTAGCTGAGAAGTGCGGTCGCGCCAGGGCTGGGCACGGTTGCGCTAGGCCTCTATTTTTTAGAGATCGCAGTGCGATTTCTAAACCTAAAAATCGAACTTAATTGTAAAATCTTGAACCCAAACCCCCAAAACAtgtatcctaacatgtttctaaccccaTGAATCCAGATATTAACATCCCTAAACCTATATTAAACATTCATCAACCAAAAATAACAACAGTATTAGACCTTCCAAAAACTTATATTTACAAAGCTTTAAACAGTAAAGGTTTGAATACTTACAGATAAAATCCAGCCACAAGACTCAGTTCTATGACGCCTATCACAACACATTTATCAATATAGAGATTGTTCTTTGCTAGTTCCCCTTTAGCCTATTGTAAAACCAGAGTCTGAAGAAAAATATGACATCTAAATCTATTTCACTTTTTACCTAATTATTTAATCTGACTTAATTCATGTAAAAACCAAATGAACTTTCTATCCCCAGCCTCAAATTTATTCTTAATAATCACTTAAGACCCTTATTGTAATTTCCATAAAAAATAATAGCTTTAAGTTTTGataattacactttctatcaTAAAACCCATAAATCTATTTGAACCCCAAATACAACTTCTATTACACCTTGGCCCCTAACACTTGAAGAAACTAATGTGTGTGGATTGCGTGACAGAatacataaataaacatacatcataaatcatgcatatcataattcacataattaaacacataatgtcaTACAATTTATCATAATACCCTCACTAGTAAAAGCgtatattacaactatcccctcctaaaaagaaatttcatcctcgaaatttacttgagcAATTCTGGGTACTGCTCACTCATATCGGtttccaactcccatgttgcgtCTTCGGTAGAATCATTTTTCCAAAGGACTTTGACTAACCCGATCATCTTATTCCTTAATGCTTTTTCCTTCTTCTCAAGAATCTTTACCAACTTCTCTTCATATGATAGGTCTGGTTGCATATCCAACGCCTCGTAACTAAGAATGTGAGATGGTTCTGAAACATGCTTGCAtaacatggacacatgaaaaatgTTGTGCACTCCTGACAAACTGGAGGCATgactaacctataagccacttcCCCGATCCTCTATAGTCTCGAATGGTCCAACAAATCGAggacttaactttcctttcttgccAAATTTCTTAATTACTTTTATAGGCGAAACACGTAGAAATACATGATTTCCTACTTGGAAATCAACGTGCTTATGCTTAGGATCaacataactcttttgtcgatcCTGTGAGGCAATCATGTGCGCTCTTATTTTGGCAATAGCTTCATTCGTTTCTCGTACTGTCTCCGGGCATAAACACTtactttcacccatctcatcccaatgaattggcGACCTACATTTTCATCTATAGAGCATCTCGTATTTTGCTACTCCAATAGTCacttgataactattattatacgaGAACTCTATCAGTGAAAGGTACTTGCTCCACGATCCACCGAAGTCTAACACGCATGCCCTAAGCAAGTCTTCCATAATCTGTATTGTCCtctctgtctgcccatctgtgtAGGGGTGGAATgctgtactgaatttcaacttAGTACCCATCGCTTTCTGTAATCCTTTCCAGAACCTACACATGAATTTCAGGTCTCTGTCTGAAACGATTGACTTTGGTACACCATGAAGTCTCACAATCTCTTGCACATATAGCTCTGCATATTGTTCTGCTATAAATACTATTCTGATAGGTACAAAATGTGTCGATTTCGTGAACTATCAATGATCACCCAGACCGAATCATGTTGCTTTGTGGTCTTAGGTattcccaccacaaagtccatagcaatatattcccacttccattatggaatgTTTAACGGTTGTTACAAACTAGACGGTCTTTGGTTCTCTGCTTTAACTTGCTAGCACGTGAGGCACCTTGTGACATATTCAACTATGCCCTTCTTCATCCCATGTTGCCAATATAGCAtcttcaaatcttggtacatttttgtagTGCCTGAATGTaaagaataaggagtagtatgcgtgtaatgtcccaaattacctaatatggcttaaggccttgattagggggacaggatggcaatatatggaattatatgtttatatgatatatttgtgtatgattatgtgagttatatgataatgcaactagatatgcatgtttaggactATTAAGTAtacatgtgggctcgtttcttactagaatggaaattttcataatttggtctattgtgggcataattgtatatatgtgcatatatgtgagagaccacattattatgtgggtttatttgggttactcggcatgagacaatcctagggaacaagttagcgggaaagtcacaacaagacctAATAcctgactcagggtgagtcaaggggtattttgggtaacaaGCTCAGtatcgggttatcgggtaatggggatGAATAATCGaaaatatatttggagttagtgagattaggaggggatATCGGGGATtttaaccatttttcccttgaggaTGTTTTTggcaccccaagcctcgggattagcttaagattacttaagccttaagaaataaacataaacacaAAAAAACACTCAGCTCACCCTAAccgactctctctttctctctcattctctctcaattTTCTCTAAGTGAATTGTTTGGGAACTAAGGTGAATTCTTGGCTGAAAGCGTGGGGAAATTGTTGGCCTAAACTTGGGAATCGGTTTAGCAACAATTAGGAGGGCTTAAATCATAATTATGGTAAACTTTAGACTCTGTTTTCCACTGAATTCATGTGTTAGTTTGGATGTTCTTGAATCTTGTTGCTCAAGGTTGTGAACttgagttttgatgggttttaAATCTAGTTTTTAGGTTGGTTTTGTCGCTGGGAAGAAATTAAAGTTGTTATGGGGattaaattatagttttagaaTTGAATTGGGATGATTTTGATTGAGTTGGCTGCAGAAAAACCAGAGAAATTATGAGTTCATGGGGGtgggccgcgaccttgttcttggggtgcTGCGACCCTCATGAACCCAGGGCCGAAGGAAGGTGTCTGACGCAAAGGCGCGCCGCAGTGCGTGTCCAGTGAGAAGGGAGGCAGAGGCCTCTGACTTGGGTGGGCTGCGGTGAAGGTCGCGACGCTTAAGGGGTTTTGATCCCTGGGAGGGTTTTGAGTGTcggaactcaaccctaagggcacgtgatcgattctactacccagtttagtagaattcgaggtcccgacagctaggactcggtccggaagcctctattttctcattattgatggaatcctatattatggttgtgactaggttatcgctaggggctcagaaccaggatcgtgctcgagggttgtgcttattttacgctatactcggacctgaggtaagaaaactacacccaataggtgacatatgtgattagggcttggcttgaCTGTTAATAATAGTTATGAATATGtcttgggcccctgagaatgattaTGTTTAAGTTATTGTTTTGCTAGTTGATTGAAAATACTTGAATATTCATTATCTAAATAAGTGTTACATGACTGTTTGCATGGTTTGTGTAGCTAGGGCTTGGACcgttaaggagcatggttattactatgtttgcaattTCTTGATGATATATTATGACTAGTATGTATGCATGCTTGTATTGTTGAAGTGTGCCTATCTATATCTATTTTTGTATCTGTATTTGAATAtctggttcagggcttgacttattagtcaaggacaacaatagcgtgctacgcgctggtcgaaaggcttaggcccaaatcagcaacgtactattacgttgtcCGACCCAATGTTCAAtggaaaacaaaagtgtttggctagctctatggctagttacccataattaagggcgagggccccaggtgactctatggtcacatagctagggcatagggccccggggttGACTTTATGGTCAACTACTCAGGGCAGCAGCCCCAGagtggtccaatgaccatttatttgtaactATACCCCtttatgagtaggttattactgctggacatACTAGATAAGTATTTGTAAATCTGTATtctctgttcatgcacatgttttagttttcttgttgagccttggctcacagatgcttcgtggtgcaggtaagggaaaatgaaagcttgaccagccttgagttggagagcttcgatggtgGCGTGTACACAtccggctgctcgtccaccacggccgaggatatctcaaaggaactagggttgtagccttaatttttccacttaggttggCCAGTTGTAACTTTttatgtatatacacccttttaaatgtttgttgtaatattttgggatcccatatatgaatgaaacttttaaattaaaaatgAACAGTTCGCGTGACCAATTTTTTTAACCcaaacccttgacattaaccttagctacacgtttataaccaaaatacttgattagcaagtctgacactatttaaaatacccagtgtaacggtcctggatcaggaggacgttacaacttggtattagagctaggtttaagggttcctgaagactagacgagcatgtacactcgccactaaaaacaagcttgactcagggtttggtaactattatgtggttatgtgtttaacattttaaatatgatataaatgccttatctgtgtgcctgtttaggaagcatgagataatctgatagggcctggccctttattgttgcatgaatgataaagaacgtgcttattagcattgctactacTTGTGATTGCAAATGAATCGCATATtagcattattatgtggacatgtaggtcaagataaacttattagcattattatttgcatataggccaggaaatgcttattagcactgttaatactggcagggattaaagaacatgcttattagcattgttatacacGTGTAAATGTCTGAATATGTTTTATGTGCATCGTTAATTGTTTATGAATGTCATGAATTCTagttagcattgttatttgctgatgaatattaggaagtgcttattagcaccatgaatgaatatattatgtgttggcttgcttattagcattacaTTTGTTTGTCTGTTTGATCTTGGACCATCAGGTGGCAAGAACTATGgctattacttacctaacgagcAATTTGTTTACTGCAGAGTGGGTAGATATTAGTACGAATCCTCAAAGGTCCGAGAGGTTAGCTGACCAAGAGTTACATGCCAGGGAAGGGAATGACTAGGGCTAGGCCCCACCTCCAGTTCCAaaaaactggcaacaggtgcttgttgacatgcaagctagattacagaggtaggaagaagagattcacctcttgagatagcaacaggttccagcagggaatcCACAGATCGTAGTACCGACAGTGATACAGCTGGAGGTACCAGCAGTAGTGCAGCCCCAGTCAGGGGGAGATAGATGTGAACtgctgtatgagaggttcaggaaacaacaccctccaattttttagggcagctcagatccactgaaggctgagcagtggatgaccatgataaccaccatcctggattttatgagggtaggttgtaatgagagagtggcctgcgccacttacatgttttgggaggacactcgaatatggtgggaggtggtatcccagaccagagctGTAAAtaccatggaatgggaagagttcagaaccttgtttaacgagaaatactagAATGACGTAGTTAAAGCagcaaaggctgaggagttcagaaAGTTACTTCAaggtaacatgacagtgactgattaCGCCCTgaggtttgatagattggcaaagtttgccgaggatctggtgcccactgatgagaCTAGAAGAGAGTGGTCTCCAAGggatacaacctatgatagcccgggatgttcgtattactactgtgccAGGATTGACAGCCTATGCACAAGCTGTTGAGAAGGCGCTTACAATTGAGAGTGTAGAAAAAAAAGATTTCGTGTGAGAATGTAGcaagaagggattctaggaggctgggacctccatttacaggctttggtaggggcggaggccccagtgacctgaagaggaagactctggaaatagtttcagctccagggccaGATATGTAAAGACCCAACTATTTCGAAGACCTTGGACCAAGAGTTGGTAGATATTAGTATgaatcctcgaaggtcagagaggttggttGGCCAAGAGTTACAGGTCAGGGAAGGGAATGACCAGGTCCAGGCCCCATTGCCAGCTCGAGAAAACTAGCAACTGGTGCTTGCTAACATGCAAGCCAgattagagaggcaggaagaagagatttgcCTCTCGAGAtagcaacaggttccagcagggaacccacAGCCCGCAGTACCGACAGTGATACATCCAAAGATATCAGGGGTAGTGCAACCCAAGTCAGGGGGAGATAGATGTGAACcactgtatgagaggttcaagaaacaACACCCTCAAGTTTTTGAGGGAAGcttagatccactgaaggctgagtagtggatggCCATGATAACAACCATCTTGGATTTTATCAGGGTAGCcagtaatgagagagtggcctgcgccacttaaatgtttcaggaggatgcccgaatatggtgggaggtggtaccCCAGACCAGAGCAGTAAACACCATGGAGTGGGAGGAGTTCAgaaccttgtttaatgagaagtactacaatgatgtagTTAAAGCTGTGAAGGCTGAGGAGTTTAGCAAGTTACTTTAGagtaacatgacagtgactgattacgccctgaagtttgatagattggcagaGTTTctcggggatctggtgcccactgataggaccagaagagagaggtttctccaggggatacaacctatgatagcccgggatgttcgtattactactgtgccAGGATTGACAACCCATGCACAAGCTGTTGAGAAGGCGCTTACAATTGAGAGTGCAGAATAAAAATATTTCGTGTGAGAATGTAGcaagaagggattctaggaggccgggacctccatttacaggctttggtaggggcggaggccccagtgacctgaagaggaagactctggaaatagtttcagctccagggccagatatgtaaagacccaactatttctaagaccttagaccattaaaactactagacatagctactattttgatacaaacataagaaataacatatctttattgaaaacccaaaatattgtatcaaatacaagataatataaaaatataaaatgtgatagatatggtatgggatcccattgtttataaaacataaaacataaactttaattcaattgttcaaaaactaagtgcggaattacaaaagaaacataatttaaaagactaaataacgtcatcctcgatcgacacacaatctattcattccattcatccttaacacacaagccaagctgccaaaaatccttccgccttccatattcattttcctgcatcaagctaaaaataaaggaatgagcctaatgcccagcaaggaaaaatctactaacaatcatatatcataaataataaacataagactatatcataaacacaaaacatatgacttataaaaacatatatcatataggactacaatattaatggtcattaactcattacatggcatgtgataaaccatctaggtcctctatctactaatcgaggtaggttagatcacatggtagtatatgataacccatctaggtcctctactagtcgaggtagggtaaatcataactctaaccatgaaaatgataaataatctcgGGGCTTGttgtctaagcaagtcatatgcccaagcgactaaaaacatattcttggagcttgttatctaaacaagtcatatgcccaaggaatataaaACATAtccatacatatacatattatggcataaagcatatcataacataaaaatataagcacataaaatctatcctattttccttaccaacagccgggatatttgggaacaagaacgggattagaacactcctaaaaaccaacagtaagaatggtgagtatctctaaagaataaagatgaaatgagaactaaaccatcaagaagaacttaccaagaagaaccttaagtttcaagaaacttaaatacctaatcaagaatcataaacaagagttaggatttgaataaaagaaaactaaagaaccataaagaactgaacttagggataggaataccttgaatgatcttatgaattgatctaaaccttgataccgaaatctcactatatcccatttcccaagtgtttagaaaagcttagaatgataaagcttttaacccaaaacccaagtgtatctctctatagtaacactagcaacttggaggctctgaagactgcttgaagaatgaagaaaatggctgagtactaggttctatttatagagttcaaggagtgaaactaaccccttttaatttgaataaataaatgattataaaatgaaaaagatttgaattttcgttcaacagacgcccccGAACACGGTCAAAATTATTCAaaggcaagtccaagtggttaagggtatatttaaacaaaaaaatcatcaacattcaaaaacacatcaccaggggcgatatattgcctaccttGGGTGATATATCAGATCCACCCTAATCCTGAGCCCCGTTCGtatgttcgtgcaaagtcgacgtgttttccgtatctcccataggcgatatatcggcccctatagctgcgatatatcggcatacgttgatatatcaaacatgtatttgcactttttttagcatattttgaattggataaacagctttgactgagtctaaatgtgatcctaaccgtttctggaaggttctagagcttctagatctttcttttattaaaactattcatcaaaatacttaattccttaataaacatgattatgacaagtgtcatgctcttaatggttctatctaaaccttaggttataataaacaatatatctaggatgagaaatattaatcaaaccttatgttataattaatattcttaaactataggttgaatttataaaatccataactgttgctgggagtttccaactaattcccggcttgaaccaaaatccacgaaatctatcatactacaaactactactaactactattactatctagctatttaagtaaatattctgggacactacaattttCCCCTACTTAAAGAATTtctcctcgaaatttacttaccaaacaattccagataccgtgctaacatgtcttcctccaactcccacgttgcctcccgttcagaactattgctccataggaccttgactatggaattccttcatccctctatctaggatgctaactggtcgttcctcgtaactcaagtctttctggagtgctatcgtattgtacttgaggacgtgagatgggtttcacacatatctacgcagcatcgagatgtggaacacatcgtggctatctgctagagctggcagtagggctaatctatatgaaaCTATTCCCACCTTGCacatttttagcctaatttgaattgagtaaatagccttgactaagtcctctaacgatttcaaagctgctgacagaccctaggatattcaaatattaatcttaataaacttattcctcagaaatacttaattatcattaaacatacatatgacaagtgttactatcttattggggctatctaaaccttataatataataaatatcaccatcaatatcagtcatattaatcaaatcttaggttaaaattaatattcttaaactataggttaaacttagaaaatctacaagtgttactacgagtgtccaattaaatcccggtctgaatcaaaatccacagtcacataaatactacaactattactattgctactactatctaactagctaagtaatgttcttggactctacaattctcccctactaaaaataatttcgtccccgaaatttacttacccaaataactccggatactggccttgcatgtcctcctccaactcccacgttgcctctcgttcagaactattactccatagactttgactataggaatgctcttggaccgtaactacttcacccccttatccaggatgctaaccggtcgttcctcgtaactcaagtctttctggagtgctattgtatcgtacttgaggacgtgagatgggtcttacacatacttgcgtagcatcgagatgtggaacacgttgtgactatcttttagtgctggcggtagggctagtctatacgcaactgctcccattgtttccaatatctcaaaaggacctataaatcggggactaagcttgcctttcttcccaaactgctttacacctttcatatgAGATAtattcaagaagacttgatctccgactttgaattccacatcgtgtCGTTTgccatccgcatagcttttctgacggctttgagcagcaagcatacgctgtctaataagcattactgcttcttgagcttgtctaacaacttcgggacctagaagctgcctttctcctacctcgtcctagtgcaatGGTGATCGAAacctccttccatatagcaaTTCATAAGgggccatcccgattgttgattggtagctattgttgtaggagaactctatcagcggcatgtacttattccatgatcctccgaaatcaagtacacatgcgcgtagcatatcttctaaaatctgaattgtaCGCTCGGACAGcccgtctgtttgaggatgaaaagatgtaataagacttaacttagtacccatagcttgctgtaaagttccccaaaatctcgatgtaaacaccgatcctctatccgacactattgtcttggggattccatgcaatcgtactatctcttggacgatGATGTCTGCTTATTGCTCTGCCTTGTAtcaagtcttaacaggcaggaaatgagccaacttggttagtctatctattactatccaagcggaatcatgctgcttattcgtccttggcaaacctgtcacgaagttCATAGCTAtattgtcccacttccattctggtacgctaagcgatTGCAATAAAcatgcaggccgctgatgttctgctttcacttgctggcatactagacacttagatacaaactctgctatgtccttcttcatccctggccaccaagtcatcttggtcgaccctgggtgaactgagtacggggtactgtgcgcttcttctagaatcatcttcttaatcctttgatcatttggcacgcatacctgatccttatatctcaataaaccttgactagatattgagaaatctgtggtcttgccttctcggactgcatccatatgtgctgctagtgtgtcgtcatgtccctgaccaatccgtatatcttctagcagatttgactggatagacaagttagccagtttgccaacaactacttctattccggcactgatcagctcctactgtagcggctttctattccagctaaagctgctaaatttccatagtttttcctactaagcgcatcggcaactacgtttgcttttcccgggtggtataggatttcgcagtcgtaatccttcactaattctaaccacctgcgctgcc
It encodes the following:
- the LOC133815051 gene encoding uncharacterized protein LOC133815051, with the protein product MGESKCLCPETVRETNEAIAKIRAHMIASQDRQKSYVDPKHKHVDFQVGNHVFLRVSPIKVIKKFGKKGKLSPRFVGPFETIEDRGKPSHILSYEALDMQPDLSYEEKLVKILEKKEKALRNKMIGLVKVLWKNDSTEDATWELETDMSEQYPELLK